The Candidatus Sysuiplasma jiujiangense genome includes a window with the following:
- a CDS encoding endonuclease III: MFESLERYYAQPGLTTALENISKNENAFHVLISTVISQRNRDEITEKISRRLFKKYPTISLLAKASPGDIAKCIRQSNFYRTKSRAISEISKRIELDYNCNVPENIEELMELPLVGRKTANCVLVYAFRKSAIPVDTHVHRISNRIGIVESRDPKETEEQLRQKIPEIYWMRLNNIFVIHGKKICKPLHPLCYKCPISTHCGYPKKSVRDRKK, translated from the coding sequence ATGTTCGAAAGCCTCGAACGGTATTACGCCCAGCCTGGTCTGACAACAGCTCTAGAAAATATATCAAAAAATGAGAATGCCTTCCATGTTCTCATATCCACTGTTATTTCCCAGAGGAACAGAGACGAAATTACAGAGAAAATATCCAGGAGGCTATTCAAAAAATACCCTACTATCAGCCTTCTGGCCAAAGCATCACCCGGCGACATTGCAAAATGCATTCGCCAGTCCAACTTCTATAGAACGAAGTCTAGAGCGATAAGCGAAATATCAAAAAGAATAGAATTGGATTATAATTGTAACGTACCGGAGAATATCGAAGAACTGATGGAACTGCCTCTCGTTGGACGGAAGACGGCAAACTGCGTACTGGTTTATGCCTTCAGGAAGAGCGCGATTCCGGTAGATACTCACGTACACCGGATATCAAATAGAATTGGAATTGTTGAAAGTAGGGATCCGAAGGAAACGGAAGAGCAACTCAGGCAGAAGATACCTGAAATATACTGGATGAGACTGAACAATATCTTTGTGATCCATGGCAAAAAAATATGCAAGCCACTTCATCCACTGTGCTACAAATGCCCCATTTCCACGCATTGCGGGTATCCAAAGAAGAGCGTTCGGGATAGGAAGAAATAG